The nucleotide window GGGCAGATAGCTGTTTTATCATGTTTGTGCTGCCGCATGATTTGCATGCGGGCATATCTTGTGTTTTGATGATGAGGATTTCATTGTTTTTTCCGCAATCCTCACATTTAAAATCATAAAGGGGCATTTGTCTCTCCTTTTTTAATGAATAAGCACGGGAAATAAAGAAAAGAAAAGCACCCTGGTCTTTGAATGGGCGGTTCTATGCTTTGGGTAGGTGCTTTTCTTTTCTAACCGAATAATTGTTTACCAGTGACCGTCTTTGTTGGCATCTTCGGCAAAAACAATATTGCCTTGCTTAAAGTTCTGTACCACATCAATGATCCGGCCGCTCTGATCATTTACTACTTTTACACCGGCTGTTTCAAGGGTTTTAAAGGCATTGGGGCCACAGAATCCTGTCAGCAATACCTCTGCTTCCTTTTCACTTACCATTGCTGCCGCTTGAATACCTGCTCCTTTGAATGAATTTTTGTTTTCATTGTTATCAAATGCTTCAAATTCAAGTGTTTCCGTATCTACTACGATAATGTACGCTGCTCTTCCGAATCTTGGATCAAGTTGGGCATCCAGCGTGTCTCCCTGTGACGTGACAGCTATTTTCATTATACTATTCTCCTTTATAAATTGATTGCGCTGTCTGCTACACCTGTCCGCCACCACCGCCACAAACCTGATCATTGTTGATTTCAGACAGCTTGCCTGCAATCAGGTCCATTACAACGGGTTTGATATCAGGACGTTGGTCGTCATGGAATACATCAATTCCTACCTGTCTGAAACCCATCAGGGGGCGCATTCCAATGCCGCCGACAATCAGTGCATTTACCCTGTTTTCAGACAAGAGGTTGACCGGCACCATGCAACCGCCCTGGGCATGTTCCTGATTCGGGAGGACTGATACTTTTTTGATTTCACCATCTTCCACGTCTACAAAGGTAAATACATCACAATGTCCGAAATGGCCTGCTCTTGTTCCGTCAAGTCCGCCCTGGCCATTTGAAGGGATTGCTATTCTTCCGTTTTTCATAATTTAATTGCTCCTTTTAAGTATTTATTTTTATAAATGTTGCAGTATATTGTTCACAGGTGTGTTGAATTGCGGCAAAGACACAATGGTGTCCCATATCTGCCGTACTTCAAGACTGGCTTGTGAGTTTTTGTCGTATTCAAAAATGGTTTTTGCCTGGATCATGGCTTGGGTAAATGTTTTGTCAAATGATATTTTGCCCACAACAGCAATGTTAGTCTCTTTGGCAAGATCTTCAATTCTTTTAGTTTGATCCGGATTCAGATCATATTTATTGATGCAGACCATGGCAGGTATGTTAAAATGTTTGGACAGTTGCCCGACCCTTTCCATGTCATGGAAACCTGAAACCGTTGGCTCGGCAATGATCAGTATGGCGGTTGCCTGGCTGATGGAGGCAATGACAGGACACCCGATGCCCGGAGGCCCGTCCGTTAAAATCAGATCAAGCTTGTTTTTTTCTGCGATTTTTTTTGCTTCCTGCCGGACAAGGGCAACCAGCTTTCCTGAATTTTCCTGGGCAATGCCAAGTCTTGCATGAACCATGGGACCAAAACGTGTGTCTGAAATATGCCATTGTCCGCAAATGACTTCTGGAAAATCAATGGCCTGTTCAGGGCAAAGGTCAACGCAAACTCCGCAGCCTTCGCATTCAATTGAATCAATTTCAAAGGTATCCTTGACCGCATCAAACCTGCACACCTCAAGACACCTGCCGCACTGTGTGCATTTGTCCTGATCGATCACTGCTTCATGGCCGCCTTTGAAATCTTCAGTTTTTTTAAAATCAGGACTTAATATCAGGTGAAGGTCTGCTGCATCAACATCAGCATCGCACAGAACCATGTTTTGTGCCAAAGAGGCAAAAGCTGATGTGATGCTTGTTTTTCCCGTACCGCCTTTTCCGCTTAAAATAACCAGCTCTTTCATTTGCTTTGTCCTCCTTTTTCAACCAATTGCACTA belongs to Desulfobacula toluolica Tol2 and includes:
- a CDS encoding NifB/NifX family molybdenum-iron cluster-binding protein, which encodes MKIAVTSQGDTLDAQLDPRFGRAAYIIVVDTETLEFEAFDNNENKNSFKGAGIQAAAMVSEKEAEVLLTGFCGPNAFKTLETAGVKVVNDQSGRIIDVVQNFKQGNIVFAEDANKDGHW
- a CDS encoding FmdB family zinc ribbon protein encodes the protein MPLYDFKCEDCGKNNEILIIKTQDMPACKSCGSTNMIKQLSAHSSSSGPVKNSMPGPGDTACCGSAPGQAQGCAGPGSCCGKSF
- a CDS encoding 4Fe-4S binding protein translates to MKELVILSGKGGTGKTSITSAFASLAQNMVLCDADVDAADLHLILSPDFKKTEDFKGGHEAVIDQDKCTQCGRCLEVCRFDAVKDTFEIDSIECEGCGVCVDLCPEQAIDFPEVICGQWHISDTRFGPMVHARLGIAQENSGKLVALVRQEAKKIAEKNKLDLILTDGPPGIGCPVIASISQATAILIIAEPTVSGFHDMERVGQLSKHFNIPAMVCINKYDLNPDQTKRIEDLAKETNIAVVGKISFDKTFTQAMIQAKTIFEYDKNSQASLEVRQIWDTIVSLPQFNTPVNNILQHL
- a CDS encoding NifB/NifX family molybdenum-iron cluster-binding protein, with translation MKNGRIAIPSNGQGGLDGTRAGHFGHCDVFTFVDVEDGEIKKVSVLPNQEHAQGGCMVPVNLLSENRVNALIVGGIGMRPLMGFRQVGIDVFHDDQRPDIKPVVMDLIAGKLSEINNDQVCGGGGGQV